The genomic window ACCACTATACAGTCAGTTTCTATAAACATACCAATAAAGAACTTCTTCAGTGAATATATAATGTTATTGCTTAGTCATGTTAACATAATTCCAAAACTTGCATATATAATTTGTGCCCGATCTCTTTCCGATGGAATATCAGTGCTTAGCAAGTATAATCCATTTGAGTCAGCACCAAGTGCGTCAATCTTTATGACGAGCAATGTAAAGTTTCCGAATCCTTGTTATACttgccaaaaagaaaagaaaatgtctGAGAATTAATTCACTATGCCACATCCCATATGAAAGAACAATTGGAACTATACCAGACCCAGTAAAAATCTGTAATAACTTTTACTGGCATGCAAATGTATAGAGTACAGATAATATGTATATCAGCTACAAGATATGCAGATCTCACCCCACATCTCTCTCCCTCCCACCCGAGAAACCCAAAAAGGAGTGAAAAAACGTGCAATGAGAAATTAGAAGCTCCATCTGTTCCATGCAGTACCTACTCAATAAGGGCTGTAACGAGTAAAGCACCTCATTTAACTTTCATCTCTTGCATGAGCACATGTCAGAAAAGGCAGTACAAAAAGGAACAATTTCACAACAAATTAGCATGCACCACAACAAGGTTCTCTGATAATCTAAAACAAAAGTGCAGAGCTTCAAATTACTATCTTTCAACTATTGCATTGCAATTGAAGAATTAGCTCTGATTCTGCATCTTATGAATCACATGGAAACTGAGCTGCAAATGACCAGTGCTGTTCATAAACAGCTTGCGATCCACTCAATAATAGCCTTACTTGGCTCAGATCAAGTAGGAAACAACCAagctcaaacaaattttaaagctAGGTCCAAACGAGCCAAGCCTGAATGCTAAAGCCTACAAAAATACATACAAGCTAGCTCAGCTCAGCAAGAAGCTTATTCAAGCACGGGTCAGGTCTTTATGAGCGAAGCTTGAACAACTTCTGTTAAGGTCAGCTCAGGCTTGAATAGCCTTTTTATATAGTGATCCAAGCCTGAGCAGCCTGCTAGTCAGCTGGGCTCAGCTCATTTACATCCCTGCAGATAGCATCATGCATCCCTGCAAATGAACATGTTAGAAGGTCTTACCAAAGCCTATGCATTTGATGTTCAGTTCACGGACGATCCTAGAATTATAAAGAAAGGAATTAAATCATCATAACATAATGAATCTATTGATGAACAGTCATTCAAGATTCTCAAATAGATTGCCAGATAATAAGAAATGTTCCGGGTGGCTCACCAAAAGTTTTTTCTAATTCCTGTTTTGTGAAATCATTCAAGCTAACAATATGAAATAAAGTGGAATTCCTTCAATAGTTCCCACGGTTAAAAAGCATTAAAAACAGGACAAGCAGGAACATTTCATCTAGGATATCACCTTTCTTCCTTCTCAAATCCAGATGCAAGCACTTTCACTCCATCCATTGCAAGGCAACAGGTGTAGCCTTGTTTAGGCAAAATCCGACATTCTTTGGCACAAGAGAGAATACATTGTGGCCCTGTCAAACATTATAAATGATGGAAAGGTAAATTTTGAAAATGGAGAAAGAAATTCTATGTGCAAATCAAAATTAAACAGTAATCAGCATTAGTAGCCAACAGTGGTAGTCAACCTAAACTGTTGCTTTTTTGCATAAATTTCCAAAAGTTATGATTTTCAAATTATCAAAATTTCAACAGCTAAGAGCCTTGCTTCATGCAGATTTAGTTGACTTCAAATgtacaattgttgaacaaaagctcAGGATTAGTAATCATGTCAGTTTTCTAAAAATAAAGTATTAGCATTAACAGTTCGTTACATTACTGATTACAGAGATCAAACATATCACCATAGCTTCATCCATTTACATCTTCATGTGGCAATGCATGACATGGAGTTTTGTAACCGTCCATTTAAAAACCACAATGCAGTGATTGTGCCACTATATCAGCCCCTATGTGGGTTACAGGAGAGCTATGGAGATAAACTCTACCTCATGATCTGATTTGGCTCTTATGTTCCAAAATTATGCCTGAGTGATGAATGCAATTCTCCATTCATCCAGCTTCTATCTTCATAGGACTCTTTGCACATCTGTAGAACCTTCAAAGACTATCTGTTGTTGCCTTATTTGATATCTTACCCCTTTCTTACCTTGGACAGAAACTGATTTTATCATGTTCAGGAATTAGTTTCATCATGCCTAGAGCCAATTTTGGATTGTTTTTGATATTTAATGGCCATACTTGTAAGGACATGGATGTAGTCCTTCATGATGAAGAAGGATTCATAAAGCAAATAGAAAGGTAAGACAAGTCATGATGGTCgtcattatgatttttttattccaATCTGATGACTCAGTGGTATCTTTCTGTCAAGAATTTGTTGAATCTCACCACAGCATTTAAACCTaagcaattaaaaattttacataaccTGAATTTCATCTGCTTATATAGGATGTTAGATCAAAATaaactaaactcatcattcatggcggACTGATCTAAGGTAGAAAACTATTTACATTGATTTAAGCTATTCTCTCAACCTCAGAATACAAGAAACCAGTTTCAAAAGCTAAAGCACGGTGAAGATGTCCTAATGTCCATAAaccttctgattttctcaaggaatTTAAAGTCCTTGCCCATCATTCTAACTGTTCTTGCAATAAAATATGAATAATATTTCAATTTTCATACACAATGCATCTTCGAGCACTAACAACTGCAAGAATAATTATTAACACTGTCAGaatgtaagaaaatttaattcaCCATAAAAATTCAGCACCGTGATGCAACAAAATATTGTTTATCAATGATATATTAGATGGTAAAACCACAGAGCTCAGATTCAAGAAATACCCCAAAGACGGTCTAGAATAAATACATGAGTaacaaatgtgaagaagaagaagaagaagcgaagAGATTACCCAGAAGATTACAACCCTTGACTCTCAGATCCTCGAACTTCTCCTGCAACGAGAAGAGTAAGGGGGATTAAAAACCATGGATTTTTAGGTCAGAAAAAGGAAAGGGGATAGGAGGAGAAGATGGTTTTGGCTCACATGGTCGGGGGAGGAGATGACATGGTAGTCGTTGGGGCTGGAGCGGGAGGGATCGCAGCAGAGAAAGACCTGGGCGCCGTTGAGGCGGAGGGCGTCGTGAAGGGCGTCGAACACCTCGGGAGCGACCAAGCTCCGGGAGAGGAACACGTTCGCCCCACTGAACGTGCCCTTCCTCATCGCGGACGATGCCATCGCAttcctctccctcctcctcctcctctcttctctcctcttcgCTGCCTTCTTCCCTTGTTTGTTTCTGTGATGGGTTTTTCCCGCTTTATTGGATTTCCAGAGTGGAGGAGGCGGGAAGAGGAGGAGGGGGGTTGTTCGAGGTTCTTCTCCCTTTTGTTTGGCTCCTATCGCGACGGCCGAACTCGGAGGGAGTACCGGTTTGGTGCTTTCGAGCTTGGACCGAAGGTTTAAAGTACGGCCGTTTATAACATTATAACGACTGTCATGACGATTGCGGGTCTCCCCGTTTCGTCGTCCGTCATCATTGATAACGTCGTGGGAAAAAACAGCGATTATCATTTAAAAAATGCTTTATCGAGTGTCATAATGTTGGGTTTTTTTCTACGATGCTTGAggagataaaattattttttataaaaatcaaaattttaaccaTTCAATTCAATATGGAGGTCAAAATTAATCTGCTAATAATTAGTTATGCACCGGATTAGTGTgataattttctcaaaatttatgATTATTTTCATAGAAGAGCGTTATTTTGTTGAAAtagaaaaatctttttctaacATTTTCTCTTCTTCAATTCAATCTCCGAGTCTTTATCATAAAACTCAGAGGAGGAGGAATGCTAGGTTGCAAATGAAGGAGCATAATATCGAGGAGAATGAGAGATGGGTTGAAGGCAGAAAAAAGAGGAGGGGAAGGAGGCAGATTGAagatagaaaaaataaagaaaagaagaaaggtatGAGGACTGGTTGAAaatggaagaagagagaagaaaagatagagaaaaaatggGTTAAAGATAGAGAAGTAGCAAgttgaagatggaggaggaaaagGGTGGTCAAGTCGAATGAGACTGAGTAGAAGaagaaatttttagaaaaaattttaaaaaatgataatTATCAAGTTTTTAATatgttagaaaaaaattattataactaCTCTTACTAATAGAttgttaggattttttttttaataaaaaagcaCCATAACGCATCTTTATAATGTTTTGTTACAAAACAAGTAATGGTTATTATTATTTAACCTTCATATGGTTcctttaataaataataattttaaaaatcaagTTCTTCTTTTTAACATTTTTTGCAAAAGATGTATCATTTGAAGATTTTTTCTATGAAGTAAGATGATTTAGACAGTAATAATAGCTTTTGTAAAATTATGATGTTGTTATTGTAACCATccaaataattattataataatttaaaatatttctattgATGGTTCGTGAAGTACCGCTATTATTGAAATTTTGCTCTATTTATTAATAGGCAACGGgcttgattttctttcaaaaatgaaTTATTTATTGATTATGTGAGTTATATTTGATTACGTGCTCATAAATATATAACTTGTATATATCTATTAAGgtcaaaatcaaatatatttAGAACTTTTTAAAccatattatttttcataaaaaaatgatttactaaaatcaaatttcaaaccaTCATTCTGCATATGATGTTTTTGTACATATTGACTAATTTATTCAAACAGGTGCTAAGTTGATGATTTTGCCCATGAAATAGTAAAATTATCTATGAAATTAGCAAATTGAGCAATAACATTACACTAGCAATGAGAGATTAGGTCGGTATTCTGTATCTCATTTTTTTTGAAGGTGATAATTCTAGGACATATAcggcatcataaaaaatatatagctTATGGATTCTAATTTTATACAAATATAGTTTTTCATGGCGCATGTGGTGggttttttattataatttaattgaataCAAATTTAACTAAAAGCAATCAAACAAAATTTAATATCAATTAGTCTTCACCATTACagataaagtaaaaaataaaatgataaattaatATCGATGCCCACAAAGAAGGGAGTCAATGCAATAATTCTGTCAAACACCTTTTATAGTTCATTTTTCTCCAGAAATAATTTAACATCTCTCTTTATTTTACGATCCAATGAACTCACACTTTTTTTTCttacataatttaaaaaaaatatattttattttattttttttggatagctTTTTTTTTCTGAACATATTTCAAAAGTAATCCTTTGCTTTGTTGTTTTATTTGTGCCAATAAAATTATTTAAGGTAAATTAAGTTGGTTAAAATAACTCTATAGCTGATTCCTCCATGGGGCGGGTAAAGCTAAAGACCATTTTTCAAGCAGGTTAAGGGCAACGTTAGACCCGCTGACGCACCTAAAACGGAAACTCCACGGTCCGAGGGTCCAGGACTCGAGGGACAGGGGAATCCTGGTCCCTCTGCCCCTCGGACCGGTTGAGCCGGTTCGTGCGACCGCCCACGGCCCACGCCGCCCGTCCTCGAATAGAGAAGCCCGCCTATAAAACCCTTCGAGAGACCTTTTATATCCCTCGCTCACTCGCTATTTCACCGCGAGGGTTCTAAGAAAGAAGGGGCGAAGGAGCGTGGAGAGATGtggaggaaggggaagaagaggaacgACGAGGAGTCCGCTGGCGGGAGCTTCGACGGAGCGCCACCGTCGAAGAAGCTCGCCATGGCGGAATCCGATGAGGATGGCATCGTTGTCTGTGAGGTTTGATCTTCGCTCGCTAAAATCCTAGTTCCATTTCTTTCGTCTCTCGGTTGGCGTGAGCTTTTTTGTGACGAAGGGGGTGGATCTTGAGGTCTAGATATCGAAGAACAGGAGGGTTTCGGTGCGGAGCTGGCAGGGGAAGGTCGTGGTGGACATCAGAGAGTTCTACGTCAAGGACGGGAAGCAACTCCCTGGAAAGAAAGgtcttttctttctcattttctctatctgattttttttcttttcgctcAAAGGCCTAAAGTTGTTGGTTTTTTGTTAGGTCTGTTTGTTTCTGTTGCATTCTTTCACATTTTAATTGGAAGCGAGGAGTTAGGGTTCTTTAGAAGTTAGAATCTTGGTTCGAATGTTATGTCATAACGTTAACAATGTCATAAGCGCCACTTGGAAGAGCAACCAGGTAAGCTGTGTCCATGCCTTTTGGTTCGGAAAAGGCTGAGGTTTCTGGATTTTGGGATTTATTCTCTGCGGGTATTCTGGAAAGGTCAGAGAGAGAATTCTGaagaaagtgaaagaaataaCTAAAACCGTACTGATTTATTAAAAATGTAAAGCATTGCGGATATGTTGGTTTCCTGCCTCAGGGATGTCTGAAGAATGGATCTTGTCTTAAAATTAGGGAAGAAGACAAGATGGTTGGAATGGTCAAGCGTAATGCATCAGGGACTAGTTAAAGAATTTAAAAGGGCAAACAAGTGGATTTGAAGAATAGGGAAGGTAAATATACGGTCTGTATATCCTGCAGGATATCCCTTTCAAGTGCTGATAGACTTACCTTATGTACCACTCGAACGTACTAGCTGTAACTTTTCCTAGTACCAGGAATGCGACTCGATGTACCAGTAGAAGAAAATCAAGTCAAGGTGATGGGCAAATACTAAAATAGATGCCCAGAAAATGTACGCATTGATTTGTACCAGAAGGCTTCGGTGAATTGATTATAGgcagtccaaaagtccatcaaaaTAGAACCATAAGTTATGAGGCAAATGGTTAGTCTGATAATGGTCCTAAAGTGTAAAGGTTGTAACCTTCTCTTATGATGAGCTGTTGGTGGAAGAAGGAATCATGTCAAATCTTTTTGCATGGCAATGTATGATCTATTTTGCAAAATTTAGGATCTGATTCTTGTTATCATAGCTAATCGATGTtcattcaaattatgcttgcttATAACCACAACAACAACTGGATTTCAGTTATTTTATTCTGAACAAGCCATTGATGGGTACTAAGGGGACAATGGCCGGCCTACTTTTTCGAAATTGTGGATGCACTTTCTGTTCAATCATCTGATGAGATGTCCAGTGTGTCAAGTGATAAGACTGGCCTTTCATATTGGACAGGGTATGAAGTTATGGTCAACCTAATAAAGCAAGAAGTCATCACCATTTGCTACCTtggtttttttttatgaaatagcACAAGGAATGTCTATAGCAGACATCCAACATCCCTAGGATGGCATGTTCTTCCATGCAGTTCAGTTCAATCATGTAATCATATTCAACATTCAAAAAACATTGATTTATGTGTTTTTACAAGAATGAGCATGTATAGCGGTTGAAAGTTTAGATTCCTAAACCTTTCGATCTGTTCTGTTTGAATGATATGAAGATGATAAGTTAGATAGTCCAATCTATGATAAATGGTTGGAATATAGGGTGATTGCCTTTCTCTTTATCTTATTAGAAGAATTGCATTCTTTGCTTTGAGTTGAGACTTGCCCTGTTGGAGCGATACGGATTAGTTATCTTATCTACATTCATGAAAGGGGCAGTATTGTTCTTAACTTCCTATGGTCATGGGTGAAATATTGAGGCACGGTGCTTTGTCATAAGGGCAAAAGGATTTTCTAAGGCTTGTTGCTATCTTTAACTAAGATTACAGTCTTTGCATTCTTTCTTTGTGATACATGCATGAGTTGAAAAAGGAAAATGCCCCTTCTTTTTTAAAACTGTTTGGTTAGTTGTTCACATTTAATTTGTAGCCTCTGGCTCACCCTTATGATCCCAACTCTCTTTTATAGCCTTGGTTAAATATGCTTCTTCTTGGGTGATCATTTTTTAATAAATCTAAATGAATTCTCATCTTTCTAGGTTGGCTGATGACCAAGTTTTGTGGTACTGTCCCTAGCTTCATTACTGTCCTACAGTATTAACATGCAATGAGGTTCTTGTTTTGCCTTTTTTGGGTTTGAGGTGTGCCTTTCTATATTTTTACAAGGTCTTGGGTCAAGGTCATGTAATCCATACTTAGGCTTCCAACAAAGCTCTCATTGTTGTTTTTTTGGATAGTCAAGGTATGGCTTTAAGTTTTGAAAAATGCCTCATTATTAGGGAGTGAAACTGCCTGACAAACCTCTCAGGCCTTGAGCAGCAACTTCCAGATGCGCTTTATGTTTCTGTTGCATTTGATGATTAGTGTTCAGGATGGGATTCTGGAAAGGCATATGTGCCATGAAGGTGGTATGCTGGATTGCTCACAAGTCCCCAGGTACTCGCCCTTACCTCTGGGACATAGCTCATATCTGCTCCCACATCACTTCCAGCAGCTTATAACTGCTCCAATATCAGTTCCCTTGATACAACACACATCTTTCATGAAGGGAACCAACTTGCTGACGTGGTCACCAATTAGCCTGTTCCCTGCCTTATCCTTGTACTTTGACTGATAGGTACCAGGATCCTATTCCCTATTGGCAATGCAGGCACCTTGGGGGCAGCTTTTAATTGTGCACGATTCCTTTTGGGGCCTTCCCTTGTATCACCAAAAATAGAAGAGGAAAGGCATGTTACACCATCTTTACTTTTGGGACTCCTTTGAATTTGAGCTGGGTAAGTAAATCCATTCCACTTTCTTCAAGTTAATGTCAGTTGCGAGGATCTGATGAACTGTCTTACAAGATTTGACATATCTTCACAAAATAAAAGGAAACTACAAAACTTTTGGAGTTTGTAAATTTTAATGGCTACCCTAGATGATAATAAGTGATCTTATTTGTGGGGTTAGTACTGTTGTATGTTTATTCAGTTATTCCCCTTGTTCTTCATGCTATGTATTTTTTGGTACCATAGGTTCATACTTATCATGTACTGGTCCTGTTTTCAGCTATTTCTGTCTCGTTAGGCACATGTTAAGGGTCTTTGATCTTTCTGTAATGTGGTGATCATAAGATCTCCATAAAATAAAGCTACATAAACATTTTTCCATGCTTTGCTTCTTCTGATGTGGTTGAAACTCAATGTCCCTAATCATAGATGATACTAACATGACTGATTGTCCAAAATGAAGATTTTTGTCAGGTGGTCTGGTGTTGTTTCAAAGGTTACCTAATTAAGTTTGAGATGTTCTTTTTGTATTATCATGTTTCACCTAAGATTACTGACCCTATGAGTTAGTACCATAAAGAGACCCCCCTCCCCCTTCTTTCTGGGTTAGCGTCAAGATGCTTATTTGATTGATAAGAAAAGGATCGTCCTTTTCTGTTTTCGCTAAACCTCTAAACGTTAGGAGTTCACATGCTACTAATAACTCCAATCATTTTTTGGGTTTTATATACTGTCTTATAAGGGCATAGCCCAACTTTAACAAGATATTTGGTTAAGTTCTCAAAAACATGACATTGACTTACACTTCTTGGAACATGCTTGCAAAGATAGAAGATTTAACATTACTGTAATATTAAGTAAGTGGGTATATGTTGCAAGAGTCTAGGCATATTTCTTcgatcttttggtaagattagaGTATATTGTTGAATTTAGTTATGCagattgtgaagaagaaagatactTTTAGCATCCTGAATATCTATTTCTATTTTGATGGGCTCTTAACTTCAATTAAGACTGTGCAAATGAAGgaaaaagaaatgaaattaaTCAAGAGTTATGGCTTGTGGTGTATTAGTGTCTTTATTGGAGAGCGCCTACATGGTGGAAGCATTGTGCCATGTTAGTAATGTTATGAATATGTAGGTGATTGGGCATTTGTAGTTTAAGTCCTCGTGCTTGTGCATTACATGGTTAGGGGTATTGAAGTGTGGAAAAGTGGAAGAATATATTCTTGGGAGAGATGTTTTTACGACCCATTGTCTATTATTTTCCTCCAGTTTCTTGACGAAAAAAGAAGggtttctttcactttttttttccttttttttttgtttgtttgtgcGTGCATGTTTGtgtgtttttttctttcttttcctttttcttttcttttcttttttttctttttttttttttttttttttggtttagcGCGGGGGGGGGGGGTGGCTGGGATAGAGGGGATGGAGGGATTGGTCTGTCAGGCTGAATTGAGAAATGTGGCAAAATTTTAAGTCAAGGGAGAGGAAATAAATGCAGAGTGGAAGGACACAATCAAAGGGATTGGGAAGTTCTGGGTGCGATAAATATAGACAACCATGCAAAGCTGCAGCCAGATTCCCTGTGTACGTTGGACAACTGGTCTGCCTAGCAGCATTCTGAGCCCTTAATGATTTgtgaaacaaaatgcaaaagataaaGCTGGAAGTTTCTTGACCTAGAGTATTAAAGTCTTATCATTTCATGTGATATtacttttaataaaatataaaaatgacAAATGAACTGCTTATGTGGGCTGGTTTATGGTCTTCTCACAAACCCTTATTGAAGAGGAGTTTCATCTACATACACAAAAAATCCTGTTTGctgtaataaaatagaaaacataaTGCAGCTGACTGATTAGGATTTCGGGGATGCAGCTGGTAGTGCATCCTCCAAATTGACAAGGTCACTTAATCATCCTGGCACATGAGCTTGGTGTATACCCTGTATGATGCATAAACGCCATGATGGTTATTGTATCAGAGTACCCAACCATGCAGCCAGATAAAAAGAACCTCTTGTATGTTGTGGTACATTTGTCCATTTGTTGTAACTCGTGGAATTTGAGGCTCAAATACCAGGAGTAGGTTGTTGGTCGGAGGCTTTCCATAAATGCTCCATTACACCTTTGCAGATGTTTTCCCTTGCAAGATCTACTGGCCTCTTGTTGGAGGAACAACTCCTCTTCTAACTTGACCACATATTGGAGCCTCTTCTGCTTAATAAATATGAAGCAAAGAGAGCATCACAATAAATGAGCTCATTGTGGAAAAACTCTAGGATCACCTTCTCATGAAAGTACTTGCGCTTCATATTTACCACCCTTCATGCTTGAAAGTGTGAAGTATTGGGTCCATACTTTACCCTCGTGTCATGAAATTGCACTCGCCTCATATACCAAATATATTGCATTTGTTGATATTTAATTACGTTATTAGATTTTGTAATAGTAGCTTTTCAGTTTTTGGCAGCCCATCTTCTGGTTCCAGTCACAACTAATTAAGAGCATATCAATAGAGTGGGGTTTCAGAATTGCTTCCCAGGGGACACAATAGAGGGtgtgggttgtatctttcgcatgaaagaaCCAATGATCTTTCGCGGCATGAACCATTGGATCACGTTTTGCACAACTTTCAAAGAATGACGTCTATCTCGTGTCTGTGCTGATGGAGGGAAGGGAGAGATTGGAGGGCTTTGAAAGCTGTGCAAAGTGTGATCCAATGGTTGacattgcaaaaaaaaatcaatcattcttCTGTGCGAAAGATACAACCAAACCCCGCAATGGATAGTATTTTGATTGAGATAGGGAAAGAAGGGAAATTGTGACAGattaaaaaatgattttttttagattaattaaagactaatgaaattttttgatggagAGCTAAATCTAAAAAACCTTAGGAAAAATTTTTGTGAGAACTCATTGAAAAAGTATTAAATTAGTTGTGAAGTTGTTATGAACTAAAgagtgatttgatttttttaaatcagTTGGGATAAACTTGGAAACTATAGAGGTTTGATGAAAAATTCAAGTCTCCCCGAagttttctaaattattttattttatgtaggaTTATGAGTGTTAACCTAGTTTATGATCTTTACATGGTGACAAATGTTCCAATTCTTAAATTGTGATGATGTTTTTTATTAAGTGCTTCCATATTGTAACATTCTGCTCCCTTTCTTTCAGGCATATCGCTTCCCTTGGATCAGGTACGTGtttctttattattttctttttcttgctaCGGTACTAATGTCTGTACTCTTTTCCTTTGCACCATTCTTTTCTTCCACCAAGAAACGTTCCATACTTTTGTTTTGGGATATCCTTAATTTGGGATTTTTCAGTTTCTGTCTAATTATGCTGTTTATGGTTACTACCAAACCCTTTCTTCTCTAATATGAAGTGGCAAGTACTGCGGGACCATATTGAGGAAATTGATGAGGCAGTAAAGGAAAATACGTAGTCTGAATCAGCTTTGAAGAAGATGCTGGACTGCTGGGGATGCAACTTGTTCTCTTATAACGTTTTGATCAACCTCACTTTGTAATTTAGGTGCCAAGTATGACATCTCTAGTTTAAGTATCCCCGTTTATTTTGTCTAACCAAATACTGGTACCTTTCGTGCGTGTAAGACTTGTAATAGATTAACTTGTAGTTACTTAGAGAGCTAGAAGTATGTGAAGCAGGTAACAGACTATGTTTTGTGTTCTCTTGGTGGCACATTGATCCTAGCGATGGAGGCCGTCTGCCTGTCGAATTTCTACTGTTTGTCACACTGGAATATGTTGCTGGCAAGGAGTCTAACATGATCGAGCGCATGTGTCCTGTTAAATCCTTCGGATTTGGTGAAGCATTATGGTTCCCGAGTTGTAGTATTCTGGGCCTTCAAAATATGCAAGTCTGTAGTATCATAAAAAATCCCAGAAGGATAGGCGCATTGAATTAAATATCCTATCTATTGCGGCTAGCCTGCTAGCATTACCAATTCTTTAAGAATTGGTCGAGCCGCATTATGGGTAATCATTAACTTGAACTatgcatttgaaatattttatgatttcctTAAAGCCACCTGCTAGATGCCAAACCAATCCGCCCGGGAATGCCTGACGATTGTCAATTTGGCCTTTTTCTTGACTTTACACTCTAAATTTAGGGGAAAAAAAACAAGTACACAAATGAATATTTACTTGCAGAATCAATGCCGTATAAGCAACCCACTTGGTTATTGATTTTAGGGAAAAAatcagatcaattttttttgcaaaatggtTGACATTTAAAAAAGATAATATTATTGCCCCTACTATAGAGTGTTCGATatgcatattttaaatatttgatatttattgAGATTATCAATATCGTGTAACTAGCTCCGGTGATCATAGAATTGTCCATGATGCCTAAATATGTATTGTtttccacagaaaaaaatattcgattttctcttcaaaatcgataatcaaatagattttttatataaaatccacTCCGGtgacataaatattatttttgatttcagAAGAATCATACTCATTGAATCGCAAAGCGTCCACCTAAGGCCTATATGAACATCGTCGGATCCACGTTCCATGTCAGCAGCATGAGGTAATcgagtcgatcctctcgacgtgCGCTTGTGGTTCCGGCTACTTTATCTCCCGTGTCCTCCGAAAAACTCGTAGCCCCAGTCATGTCTTCCCCTAGCCAAGGCGCTGCACCGCCATGGCTTGCTTAGAGCCGTCGACGGCCGTCCGGTGCGGCGGCGCTTCCACGATCCCCTCGCATCCCACAGTCCGCCGCCGGCTGGGACCACCCCATCGGCGGCTGCCGCCCGCCGGTGCTCTTATTCGATA from Elaeis guineensis isolate ETL-2024a chromosome 9, EG11, whole genome shotgun sequence includes these protein-coding regions:
- the LOC105051793 gene encoding RNA polymerase II transcriptional coactivator KIWI; translated protein: MWRKGKKRNDEESAGGSFDGAPPSKKLAMAESDEDGIVVCEISKNRRVSVRSWQGKVVVDIREFYVKDGKQLPGKKGISLPLDQWQVLRDHIEEIDEAVKENT